One Littorina saxatilis isolate snail1 linkage group LG14, US_GU_Lsax_2.0, whole genome shotgun sequence genomic region harbors:
- the LOC138946794 gene encoding uncharacterized protein: MSNLKPPNVTHTLNDTVYDPTDSRIAIAVEGIAIAVEGTAIAVEGIAIAVEGTAIAVEGTAIAVEGTAIAVEGTAIAVEGIAIAAIAVEGTAIAVEGIAIAVEGTAIAVEGTAIAVEGIAIAVEGTAIAVEGTAIAVEGTAIAVEGTAIAVEGTAIAVEGTAIAVEGTAIAVEGTAIAVEGTAIAVEGTAIAVEGTAIAVEGTAIVVEGIAIAVEGTAIAVEGTAIAVEGIAIAVEGTAIAVEGTAIAVEGTAIAVEGTLKQQ, encoded by the exons ATGAGCAATCTAAAGCCACCTAACGTCACCCACACTCTCAACGACACAGTGTACGACCCAAC GGATAGCCGGATAGCCATAGCGGTTGAAGGGATAGCCATAGCAGTTGAAGGGACAGCCATAGCGGTTGAAGGGATAGCCATAGCGGTTGAAGGGACAGCCATAGCGGTTGAAGGGACAGCCATAGCGGTTGAAGGGACAGCCATAGCGGTTGAAGGGACAGCCATAGCGGTTGAAGGGATAGCCATAGCGGCCATAGCGGTTGAAGGGACAGCCATAGCGGTTGAAGGGATAGCCATAGCGGTTGAAGGGACAGCCATAGCGGTTGAAGGGACAGCCATAGCGGTTGAAGGGATAGCCATAGCGGTTGAAGGGACAGCCATAGCGGTTGAAGGGACAGCCATAGCGGTTGAAGGGACAGCCATAGCGGTTGAAGGGACAGCCATAGCGGTTGAAGGGACAGCCATAGCGGTTGAAGGGACAGCCATAGCGGTTGAAGGGACAGCCATAGCGGTTGAAGGGACAGCCATAGCGGTTGAAGGGACAGCCATAGCGGTTGAAGGGACAGCCATAGCGGTTGAAGGGACAGCCATAGCGGTTGAAGGGACAGCCATAGTGGTTGAAGGGATAGCCATAGCGGTTGAAGGGACAGCCATAGCGGTTGAAGGGACAGCCATAGCGGTTGAAGGGATAGCCATAGCGGTTGAAGGGACAGCCATAGCGGTTGAAGGGACAGCCATAGCGGTTGAAGGGACAGCCATAgcggttgaagggacgttaaaacaacaataa